A region of Beijerinckia sp. 28-YEA-48 DNA encodes the following proteins:
- a CDS encoding nitrate/sulfonate/bicarbonate ABC transporter ATP-binding protein — translation MSTVVTRKPDDAAPLVSVAKISQIYDKGSAGALTVLENVNLDLRPGEIVGLLGRSGSGKSTLLRAIAGLLRPSQGTIAFAGTPLVGPTAGIAVVFQSFALFPWLTVLQNVELGLEAQGILSAERRKLALAAIDLIGLDGFESAYPKELSGGMRQRVGLARALVVHPRVLLMDEPFSALDVLTAETLRTDLLDLWCEGRMPIESILMVTHNIEEAVLMCDRILIFGSNPGRIIAEIRVDMPQPRNRLDPTFRAMVDDIYARMTTKTGTPTRDGFFPGTGIGLSLPNISTNLLAGLIETVAAEPYQGKADLPPLAAELHLEIDDLFPVAETLQLLRFADLEGGDIKLTAPGLRFAGGDVDERKRLFAQHLATYVPLAAHIRRVLDERPSHQARARRFRDELEDHMSEDYADVTLKAVTTWARYAEYFAYDENGDLFTLENPS, via the coding sequence ATGAGCACTGTCGTAACCCGTAAGCCAGACGATGCCGCGCCGCTCGTCTCCGTCGCCAAGATTTCGCAGATCTATGACAAAGGTTCAGCCGGCGCGTTGACCGTGCTGGAGAATGTCAATCTCGACCTGCGCCCCGGCGAGATCGTCGGCCTGCTCGGTCGGTCCGGCTCGGGCAAGTCGACGCTGTTGCGCGCCATCGCCGGCCTGCTGCGTCCAAGCCAGGGCACGATCGCCTTCGCCGGCACGCCGCTTGTCGGTCCAACCGCCGGCATCGCCGTGGTGTTTCAGAGTTTCGCTTTGTTCCCATGGCTTACGGTCTTGCAGAATGTCGAACTGGGGCTCGAAGCCCAAGGCATTCTGTCGGCCGAGCGCCGCAAGCTGGCGCTGGCCGCCATCGATCTGATCGGCCTTGATGGTTTTGAAAGCGCTTATCCGAAGGAACTGTCGGGCGGCATGCGCCAGCGTGTCGGCCTGGCGCGCGCCCTTGTCGTTCATCCGCGCGTGCTTCTGATGGACGAGCCGTTCTCGGCGCTCGATGTGCTGACGGCTGAAACCCTGAGAACCGATCTTCTCGATCTGTGGTGCGAAGGCCGCATGCCGATCGAGTCCATTCTGATGGTGACGCACAACATCGAGGAGGCGGTGTTGATGTGCGATCGCATTCTGATCTTCGGCTCCAACCCCGGCCGCATCATCGCGGAAATTCGTGTTGACATGCCGCAGCCGCGCAACCGGCTCGACCCGACCTTCCGCGCCATGGTCGATGACATCTATGCGCGCATGACCACGAAAACCGGCACGCCGACGCGTGATGGCTTCTTCCCCGGCACGGGGATTGGCTTGTCGCTGCCGAATATTTCCACCAACCTGCTGGCGGGCTTGATCGAGACCGTGGCGGCCGAACCCTACCAGGGTAAAGCCGATTTGCCGCCACTCGCCGCTGAACTGCATCTGGAGATTGACGACCTCTTTCCCGTCGCGGAAACGCTGCAACTGCTCCGCTTCGCCGATCTCGAAGGTGGCGACATCAAGCTGACGGCGCCGGGCTTGCGCTTTGCCGGTGGCGATGTGGACGAACGCAAGCGGCTGTTCGCCCAGCATCTGGCCACCTATGTGCCGCTTGCCGCGCATATCCGTCGGGTGCTCGACGAGCGACCGAGCCATCAGGCGCGGGCCCGCCGGTTCCGCGACGAGCTCGAAGACCACATGTCGGAAGACTATGCCGACGTCACCCTGAAAGCCGTGACCACCTGGGCGCGCTATGCCGAATATTTCGCCTATGACGAGAACGGCGATCTGTTCACGCTCGAGAATCCGAGCTGA
- a CDS encoding ABC transporter permease subunit has product MVLLSNDRRRPSAIIALARARLLPNGYDLIAFSLILALAVLAAHGMQAMRAPLAVLDVQPVSLDPWLLPEYALRSTVRMFAAIIASLLFTFIVATLAAKSRRAEMVIIPALDILQSVPVLGFLTFTVTFFMGLFQGNQLGAECAAIFAIFTSQAWNMAFSFYQSLRTVPRDLDEVSRSFNLSAWQRFWRLEAPFATPGLIWNTMMSMSGGWFFVVASEAITVGDTTVRLPGLGSWLSLAIEKRDFAAVAWAVLAMGVVIVLYDQLLFRPVVAWADKFRFEQTASQEKPQSWVYSLLTRAHALRRLLKPVAILWGRLMLVRLSSRPVLAPSKRLSTRMSTRTIDYLWLGLVIAIGAWGVWSVVVYLGHTLSWGDVGEAVAGGLATLLRVVVLIAIASLIWVPLGVWIGLRPALAERVQPLAQFLAAFPANVLFPFAVVAIVATGASPNIWLSPLMILGTQWYILFNVIAGASAFPTDLREAAAVYRLRSWTWWRRAILPGIFPYYVTGALTASGGSWNASIVAEVASWGDTNLKAFGLGSYIAGATEAGDFPRVVLGIAVMSLFVTLFNRILWRPLYVFAERRLRLD; this is encoded by the coding sequence ATGGTTTTGTTGTCCAATGATCGCCGTCGCCCCAGCGCCATCATCGCGCTGGCGCGTGCGCGCCTGCTCCCAAACGGCTACGATCTCATTGCCTTCTCGCTGATCCTGGCGCTGGCGGTGCTGGCTGCCCATGGCATGCAGGCGATGCGCGCGCCGCTGGCCGTTCTGGATGTTCAGCCGGTCTCCCTCGATCCCTGGCTGCTGCCGGAATATGCCTTGCGTTCGACCGTGCGCATGTTCGCGGCGATCATCGCCTCGCTGCTGTTTACCTTCATCGTCGCCACGCTCGCCGCTAAAAGCCGCCGCGCTGAAATGGTCATCATTCCGGCGCTCGACATCCTGCAATCGGTGCCGGTGCTGGGCTTTCTGACGTTCACCGTGACGTTTTTCATGGGCCTGTTTCAGGGCAATCAGCTCGGCGCCGAATGCGCCGCGATCTTCGCCATCTTCACCAGCCAGGCCTGGAACATGGCGTTCTCTTTCTATCAATCGCTGCGCACCGTGCCGCGCGATCTGGATGAGGTGAGCCGTTCCTTCAATCTTTCCGCCTGGCAACGGTTCTGGCGGCTGGAGGCCCCCTTCGCCACGCCGGGGCTGATCTGGAACACGATGATGTCCATGTCTGGCGGCTGGTTTTTCGTCGTCGCTTCCGAGGCGATCACCGTCGGCGATACAACCGTGCGCTTGCCGGGGCTCGGGTCCTGGCTGTCGCTTGCCATCGAGAAGCGCGATTTCGCGGCCGTCGCCTGGGCGGTCCTGGCCATGGGCGTCGTCATTGTCCTTTATGACCAGCTGCTGTTCCGGCCCGTCGTCGCCTGGGCGGATAAGTTTCGTTTCGAGCAGACGGCGAGCCAGGAGAAGCCGCAGTCCTGGGTCTATTCTCTGCTGACGCGGGCGCATGCGCTGCGGCGGTTGTTGAAACCGGTCGCCATCCTGTGGGGCCGCTTGATGCTCGTGCGTCTGTCGAGTCGGCCGGTGCTCGCGCCCAGCAAACGGCTTTCGACCCGTATGAGCACGAGGACGATCGATTATCTCTGGCTCGGTCTGGTGATTGCCATCGGCGCCTGGGGCGTGTGGAGCGTGGTTGTTTATCTCGGCCATACCTTGTCCTGGGGCGATGTCGGGGAAGCCGTTGCCGGCGGCCTGGCAACTCTGCTTCGCGTGGTGGTGCTGATCGCGATCGCGAGCCTGATCTGGGTGCCGCTCGGCGTCTGGATCGGCCTGCGGCCGGCATTGGCCGAACGGGTGCAGCCGCTGGCGCAATTCCTCGCCGCCTTTCCGGCCAATGTGCTGTTCCCCTTCGCCGTCGTCGCCATCGTGGCGACAGGCGCCAGCCCGAACATCTGGCTCTCGCCGCTGATGATCCTGGGCACGCAATGGTACATTCTCTTCAATGTTATCGCTGGCGCCAGCGCCTTTCCCACCGATCTGCGTGAAGCCGCTGCTGTCTATCGGCTGCGCTCTTGGACCTGGTGGCGTCGCGCCATCCTGCCCGGCATTTTCCCCTACTACGTCACCGGCGCGCTCACCGCTTCGGGCGGATCGTGGAACGCCAGCATCGTCGCCGAGGTGGCGAGCTGGGGCGACACCAATCTCAAGGCCTTCGGTCTTGGTTCTTACATCGCCGGGGCGACCGAAGCCGGTGACTTTCCCCGCGTCGTTCTCGGCATCGCCGTGATGTCGCTCTTCGTCACCCTATTCAACCGCATCCTGTGGCGGCCGCTCTATGTCTTTGCCGAGCGTCGCCTGCGTCTTGATTGA